A DNA window from Micromonospora sp. NBC_01739 contains the following coding sequences:
- a CDS encoding CPBP family intramembrane glutamic endopeptidase, with translation MTVELTRPVSRRMLGTETLLVLGLSLGQSAVYATVSIIAKLTAEGGLSRQTAALNTSASARPYLDLTYQLLGIAFALLPVLLAVHLLARDPGEPGRTLGVDFRRPGPDLAQGAGLAALIGLPGLALFWAAAQLGINATLVPAALPDLWWAVPVLILAAFQNSILEEVIVVGYLMTRLRQLQWRVGAIIATSALLRASYHLYQGFGAFIGNAVMGVVFSYFYLRTRRVMPLIIAHALLDIVAFVGYTLVPDSWLTWL, from the coding sequence GTGACCGTTGAGCTCACCCGACCGGTTTCCCGCCGGATGCTCGGCACCGAGACGCTGCTGGTGCTGGGCCTCTCCCTCGGCCAGTCGGCCGTCTACGCGACGGTGTCGATCATCGCGAAGCTGACCGCCGAGGGTGGGCTGTCCCGGCAGACCGCCGCCTTGAACACCTCCGCCTCCGCCCGGCCGTACCTCGACCTCACGTACCAACTGCTCGGCATCGCCTTCGCCCTGCTGCCGGTGCTGCTCGCCGTACACCTGTTGGCGCGGGACCCCGGCGAACCGGGGCGGACCCTCGGGGTGGACTTTCGGCGGCCCGGTCCGGACCTGGCCCAGGGTGCCGGGCTGGCGGCGCTGATCGGGTTGCCCGGCCTGGCCCTGTTCTGGGCGGCGGCGCAGCTGGGTATCAACGCCACCCTGGTCCCGGCCGCCCTGCCCGACCTCTGGTGGGCCGTGCCGGTGCTGATCCTGGCCGCCTTCCAGAACTCCATCCTGGAGGAGGTGATCGTGGTCGGCTATCTGATGACCCGGCTGCGGCAACTCCAGTGGCGGGTCGGCGCGATCATCGCCACCAGCGCCCTGCTCCGCGCCTCCTACCACCTCTACCAGGGCTTCGGCGCCTTCATCGGCAACGCCGTGATGGGTGTCGTCTTCAGCTACTTCTATCTACGCACCCGCCGGGTGATGCCCCTGATCATCGCCCACGCCCTGCTGGACATCGTCGCCTTCGTCGGCTACACCCTCGTCCCAGACTCCTGGCTGACCTGGCTTTGA
- a CDS encoding globin domain-containing protein, with product MDNFARLLKESWALVEADRVQLSEYFYARLFLLDPDLRPLFPVQMAGQGDRLLEAIIAAIHTVDDPEGFDEFLRALGRDHRKYHVEAANYDTMGVALLDALRSTAGDGWNLEYDQAWRDAYAAISEKMLAGAASDANPPFWHAEVLTHERYGPDTAVFTCRALQHPLVWKAGQYVSIEAPRYHPRVWRTYSVANAPNDDNVLEFHVRTPEGAGWVSGALVRRVKPGDLLRVAAPMGSMTLDPASDRDVLCVAGGVGLAPIKALVEELTSFNRTRWVHVFYGARTESDLYGLDGLRELVGAHPWLSVTAACSDDPDFDGEHGDISEVVARYGPWTNHDCYISGSAAMVRSTLRVLAADDVPPQHTRYDTFGNL from the coding sequence GTGGACAACTTCGCGCGGCTGCTGAAGGAGAGCTGGGCCCTTGTCGAGGCCGACCGGGTCCAACTGAGCGAGTACTTCTACGCCCGGCTCTTCCTCCTCGACCCGGACCTGCGCCCACTTTTCCCGGTGCAGATGGCCGGGCAGGGCGACCGGCTGCTGGAAGCGATCATCGCGGCGATCCACACGGTGGACGACCCGGAGGGCTTCGACGAGTTCCTCCGCGCGCTGGGTCGGGACCACCGCAAGTACCACGTCGAGGCGGCGAACTACGACACCATGGGCGTGGCCCTGCTGGACGCCCTGCGCAGCACCGCCGGGGACGGCTGGAATCTGGAGTACGACCAGGCCTGGCGGGACGCGTACGCGGCGATCAGCGAGAAGATGCTGGCCGGGGCGGCCTCGGACGCCAACCCGCCGTTCTGGCACGCCGAGGTGCTCACCCATGAGCGGTACGGTCCGGACACCGCCGTGTTCACCTGCCGGGCACTGCAACATCCGCTGGTCTGGAAGGCGGGTCAGTACGTCAGCATCGAGGCACCCCGCTACCACCCCCGGGTGTGGCGGACCTACTCGGTGGCGAACGCCCCGAACGACGACAACGTGCTGGAGTTCCACGTCCGTACCCCCGAGGGGGCCGGCTGGGTCTCCGGGGCCCTGGTCCGCCGGGTGAAGCCGGGGGATCTGCTGCGGGTGGCCGCCCCGATGGGTTCGATGACCCTGGACCCCGCCTCGGATCGGGACGTGCTCTGTGTCGCCGGTGGGGTGGGGCTGGCCCCGATCAAGGCCCTGGTCGAGGAGCTGACCAGCTTCAACCGGACCCGCTGGGTGCATGTCTTCTACGGCGCGCGTACCGAGTCCGACCTCTACGGGCTGGACGGGTTGCGCGAGTTGGTGGGCGCCCACCCGTGGTTGTCGGTCACCGCGGCCTGTAGCGACGATCCGGACTTCGACGGGGAGCACGGGGACATCTCCGAGGTGGTGGCCCGCTACGGCCCCTGGACGAACCACGACTGCTACATCTCCGGCTCGGCCGCCATGGTGCGGTCGACCCTGCGGGTCCTCGCCGCCGACGACGTCCCGCCGCAGCACACCCGGTACGACACCTTCGGCAACCTGTAG
- a CDS encoding class I SAM-dependent methyltransferase, which produces MTEITGDQRVQSEVLEGLATAVNHRRWFVELAVPYLGENPIEIGSGLGDYALEWAERLPRFTATEADPDRLVSLKERLSDRPNIEVRQMLLPHSEQGDYSAAVSYNVLEHIEDHVGALRSMGELVRPGGAVIIIVPAFQFAMSPADIATGHVRRYTKKTLSAAMTEAGLRVEKIHYANALGLIGYFMATKVFRLMPKEGPMVKVYDTLVLPATKAAEQLLLPPFGQSVFAVARTPA; this is translated from the coding sequence ATGACAGAAATCACTGGGGATCAGCGCGTGCAGTCCGAGGTCCTGGAGGGCCTCGCCACAGCGGTCAACCACCGACGCTGGTTCGTCGAGTTGGCCGTGCCCTACCTGGGCGAGAACCCGATCGAGATCGGTAGCGGCCTCGGCGACTACGCCCTGGAGTGGGCCGAGCGCCTCCCCCGGTTCACGGCCACCGAAGCCGACCCGGACCGCCTGGTCTCACTCAAGGAGCGGCTCTCCGACCGGCCCAACATCGAGGTCCGCCAGATGCTCCTGCCCCACTCGGAGCAGGGCGACTACAGCGCCGCGGTGTCGTACAACGTCCTGGAGCACATCGAGGACCACGTCGGCGCCCTGCGCAGCATGGGTGAGCTGGTCCGGCCGGGCGGAGCCGTGATCATCATCGTGCCGGCCTTTCAGTTCGCGATGAGCCCCGCCGACATCGCCACCGGCCACGTCCGCCGCTACACCAAGAAGACCCTGTCGGCGGCGATGACCGAGGCCGGTCTGCGGGTCGAGAAGATCCACTACGCGAACGCCCTCGGCCTGATCGGCTACTTCATGGCCACCAAGGTCTTCCGCCTGATGCCGAAGGAGGGCCCCATGGTGAAGGTCTACGACACCCTGGTCCTCCCGGCGACCAAGGCCGCCGAGCAGCTCCTCCTCCCCCCCTTCGGCCAGTCCGTCTTCGCCGTAGCCCGCACCCCCGCCTGA
- a CDS encoding peptide deformylase, whose amino-acid sequence MTISPLDRAADSFAAELARHRTERGLSKKQLATLMGFDPSYVSHVEGRRHRPTADFARRAEAVLDASGAIWQRFREYDHLRHTRAERDPREPDSIGRWIPPGTGLIVENELSILTYSEDGYRCLIRRELYNAGTEPVTRYLVRVAVDRYPNDPGRSNRHHRERPLTFAELGLRAHREESGEREAMHWRAKYDRDAFKEIWLLFENGERRFPLYPGHRATIEYTYTVGRDKWGPWFQRAVRVPTRHLAVRLDLPAELDPQVWGVETSLSAEEGPLRRAVVRRAEGDRAIFEWATDDPPLNARYRLQWRFRAQPDAEPEGERMRPSERMRRLGILQRGTDLLRQPARPFDLPREGRAAQEVIDRLIDALARLDELHPFAKGVGIAAPQLDIGRAAAVIRPPDRTAEPLVLLNPRVVDSAPDTDEQYEGCLSFFDHRGLVPRPLRMDVEHAQLDGSRVITSFEFGMARLVAHEIDHLEGRLYVDRMAPGVPLVPIEEYRDSGHPWRY is encoded by the coding sequence ATGACGATCTCACCGCTCGATCGGGCTGCCGACTCCTTCGCCGCCGAACTCGCCCGCCACCGCACCGAGCGAGGGCTGTCCAAGAAACAGCTGGCCACCCTGATGGGTTTCGACCCGTCGTACGTGAGCCATGTAGAGGGACGGCGACATCGACCCACCGCGGACTTCGCCCGGCGGGCGGAGGCCGTCCTGGACGCCAGCGGCGCCATCTGGCAACGCTTCCGGGAGTACGACCACCTGCGCCACACCCGCGCGGAGCGCGACCCCCGGGAGCCCGACTCGATCGGCCGGTGGATTCCGCCCGGCACCGGGCTGATCGTCGAGAACGAGTTGAGCATCCTCACTTACAGCGAGGACGGATACCGCTGCCTGATCCGCCGGGAGCTGTACAACGCCGGCACCGAGCCGGTCACCCGCTACCTGGTACGGGTCGCCGTGGACCGCTACCCCAACGACCCTGGCCGCTCCAACCGGCACCACCGGGAACGCCCACTGACCTTCGCCGAACTCGGCCTGCGGGCCCACCGTGAGGAGTCCGGTGAACGCGAGGCCATGCACTGGCGGGCCAAGTACGACCGGGACGCCTTCAAGGAGATCTGGCTGCTCTTCGAGAACGGTGAACGACGGTTCCCCCTCTACCCCGGGCACCGCGCCACCATCGAGTACACGTACACCGTCGGGCGGGACAAGTGGGGGCCGTGGTTCCAACGTGCGGTCCGCGTACCGACCCGGCACCTCGCCGTACGTCTGGATCTGCCCGCTGAACTGGACCCGCAGGTCTGGGGCGTGGAGACCTCGCTGTCGGCGGAGGAAGGCCCCCTGCGCCGGGCGGTCGTCCGGCGGGCGGAGGGCGACCGGGCGATCTTCGAGTGGGCGACCGACGACCCACCCCTGAACGCCCGGTACCGACTTCAGTGGCGCTTCCGCGCCCAGCCCGACGCCGAGCCGGAGGGGGAACGGATGCGACCCTCCGAGCGGATGCGCCGACTGGGCATCCTGCAACGCGGCACTGACCTGCTGCGCCAGCCGGCCCGCCCGTTCGACCTGCCCCGCGAGGGACGGGCCGCCCAGGAGGTCATCGACCGCCTGATCGACGCCCTGGCCCGCCTGGACGAACTGCACCCCTTCGCCAAGGGGGTGGGCATCGCCGCCCCGCAACTGGACATCGGCCGGGCCGCGGCGGTGATCCGGCCACCGGACCGGACCGCCGAACCCCTGGTGCTGCTCAACCCCCGGGTGGTCGACTCGGCACCCGACACCGACGAACAGTACGAGGGGTGCCTCTCCTTCTTCGACCATCGGGGATTGGTGCCCCGGCCGCTCCGGATGGACGTGGAACACGCCCAACTCGACGGCAGCCGGGTGATCACCTCGTTCGAGTTCGGCATGGCCCGTCTGGTGGCACACGAGATCGACCACCTGGAGGGCCGGCTGTACGTCGACCGGATGGCCCCCGGAGTGCCGCTGGTGCCGATCGAGGAGTACCGCGACAGCGGCCACCCCTGGCGCTACTGA
- a CDS encoding (2Fe-2S)-binding protein gives MFGTDVLPGLAPGLLVPDETDWASATTLTDGTRLPELLGSAARLWGGSPHASAALAWKAYSYWAALPVALGWAVARRVPLLDADTTLIHFADRRTLVTLGLRRSTRVAVLPNDPLAVTDPHQVQVVADEQELLATLRATLLEAHLSPMVSAIQGEVRIGTRTLLGSVASGIAYGLLTATDSVPGSTVESIDTLLDALDLADLVELVPGADGKPTVQRRTCCLAFTLPNPKVCQGCCLRSS, from the coding sequence ATGTTCGGCACCGATGTCCTTCCCGGGCTGGCCCCGGGGCTGCTGGTTCCCGACGAGACCGACTGGGCCTCGGCAACCACCCTCACCGACGGCACTCGCCTGCCGGAGCTGCTTGGTTCCGCGGCCCGCCTCTGGGGTGGCAGTCCGCACGCCTCCGCCGCCCTGGCCTGGAAGGCCTACAGCTATTGGGCGGCGCTGCCGGTGGCGCTCGGCTGGGCGGTCGCCCGGCGGGTACCCCTGCTCGACGCCGACACCACCCTCATCCACTTCGCCGACCGGCGCACCCTGGTGACCCTGGGCCTGCGCCGGTCGACCCGGGTGGCGGTGCTGCCGAACGATCCGCTGGCCGTCACCGATCCCCATCAGGTCCAGGTCGTGGCCGACGAGCAGGAACTGCTGGCCACCCTGCGGGCCACCCTGCTGGAGGCCCACCTGTCCCCGATGGTCTCCGCGATCCAGGGTGAGGTCCGCATCGGCACCCGTACCCTGCTCGGTTCGGTGGCCTCCGGCATCGCCTACGGGTTGTTGACGGCCACCGACAGCGTGCCCGGCTCGACGGTCGAGTCGATCGACACCCTGCTGGACGCCCTCGACCTGGCCGACCTGGTGGAGCTGGTGCCGGGCGCGGACGGCAAGCCGACCGTGCAGCGGCGTACCTGCTGCCTGGCCTTCACCCTGCCCAACCCGAAGGTCTGCCAAGGCTGCTGCCTCCGCAGTTCCTGA